TGCGTTTGGAAAAGCGGAGCGGACCTGCGTCGCGACTCGCTCGTCCACCTCGTAGCAACAGGGTCCGATCGACGGCCCGATCCAGACTTGCATCCGGGCGGGGTCTGCCCCGTAGTGGGAGATCAAAGCGCGGACGGTGTGGGCCGCGATTTTTTTTACAGTGCCTTGCCAACCGGCGTGTGCGCAACCGACCGCCGTGACATCCGGTGCAGAGAACAACAGCGGTACACAGTCTGCCGCATAGGTCGTTAAGCCTATGCCGGGTACGTTCGTAATCAGAGCGTCTGTCGCGGGGATCATGCTTTCCAGATCTTGAGAGCCGCGTCCTTTGAGTTCCTCCGTGACCACCGTCACCGTCGCTTCGTGAACTTGTTCGCCGGCCACCCACGCTTCCAGCGGGAGGCCGAGACTCGCGCCAACACGGGCGCGGTTCTCTCTGACATGCGCCGGATCGTCCCCGACATGCAAGCCGAGATTGCAACTTGTATAAGGAGCCTCGCTCACCCCGTCGTGGCGGGTGGTGAAGGAGGCGATGATTCGAGAAGTCATTCAGGCTCACCTTTCCTCTCTGTCCAAATCGTACCACACCTCGTCGAAAAAGAGAAAGGGACTCCCGGCACGGAATCCCTTTCTCTTTTTTTCTAAAAACCGCCGGAACTCGAACCGTTCCCCGGCGGCAGGTAATGCGACTCACCCGACCCGCGCAACTCCACGAGCACGACGTCTGCGCCGATTTTTACGATCTGGCTCCATGGGATGACATGGTCTTGCCCGTTGCCGAACATACCGAGGAACCGCCCTCCGCCCGGTACGATGATCGAGCGGATCATTCCGTTTTCCAAGTCAATGTCAAGGTCGCCGATCTGACCCAGCCGTTTCCCGTCGGAGATGCTGACGACATCTTTCGCTTGCAACTCGGAGATTTTGACCATCAGACTCGCCCCTTCCTCCTATATGTATATGTCCGAACCTCGAAAAATGAAAAAAAGCCGCGGAATCAACCGCGGCTTTTTTCTATGCTTTTATGAATTTGTGCATGTGGTGAATGGCCGCCTTCTCCAAGCGAGAGACTTGTGCTTGGGAGATGCCAATCTCCTCGGCGACTTCCATCTGCGTTTTGCCTTCGAAAAAGCGCATCGACAGGATGCGTTTTTCCCGCTCATTGAGCTTGGTCAGAGCTTCACGGATGGAAATCTCCTCGACCCACAAGGTGT
The DNA window shown above is from Tumebacillus amylolyticus and carries:
- the pgeF gene encoding peptidoglycan editing factor PgeF is translated as MTSRIIASFTTRHDGVSEAPYTSCNLGLHVGDDPAHVRENRARVGASLGLPLEAWVAGEQVHEATVTVVTEELKGRGSQDLESMIPATDALITNVPGIGLTTYAADCVPLLFSAPDVTAVGCAHAGWQGTVKKIAAHTVRALISHYGADPARMQVWIGPSIGPCCYEVDERVATQVRSAFPNAVEQLLTPNENGRWQLDLWQANVTALLEAGVLAEHIHREDACTSCRVDTYFSHRKEAGKTGRHAGIVAILQEKEGN
- a CDS encoding YlmC/YmxH family sporulation protein, with amino-acid sequence MVKISELQAKDVVSISDGKRLGQIGDLDIDLENGMIRSIIVPGGGRFLGMFGNGQDHVIPWSQIVKIGADVVLVELRGSGESHYLPPGNGSSSGGF